One genomic segment of Streptomyces niveus includes these proteins:
- a CDS encoding glycoside hydrolase family 3 N-terminal domain-containing protein has product MTELSRLAHGVLFPALGRRTVPKWARARVAEGLGGFVLFGKDIASGEQVRELTTALHGLREHVLLSVDEEGGDVNRLEDHGGTSVPGNHALGRLDDPGRTREAAYQLGLSLVEAGIDWDLAPAVDAAVNPLSPNGIRTFGADRALVAKHAAAWVEGLQAAGVSACAKHFPGHGLSSTDAHLGTPTVDLSRQELVDHYLDPFRAAIAAGVDSIMVSHVHLSQLDDVPATISPAVLTGLLREELGFDGVVITDALEMRGIADVASLPEAAVRAIAAGADALCLGAWAFGDDVDAAAAALVAAVEDGTLPEERLREANARLAKLGTRPRATGVPHDDTVGEQQARDVLEVSGDPVLKGRRALVVRLDPTHSPAQGGASWGVEAPLRAAGIDVEALAVAGDTYNAEGMIKAEVGLYLDEFGPDADVVLLVRSSHRFPWQRPVLDELLERYPGCVVVDMGVPGDDFGGFRGWVRTFGASRVCARAAVDALLGTR; this is encoded by the coding sequence ATGACCGAGCTGTCCCGGCTCGCCCACGGCGTGCTGTTCCCCGCGCTCGGACGCAGGACCGTCCCGAAGTGGGCGCGCGCCCGGGTCGCCGAAGGACTCGGCGGCTTCGTCCTGTTCGGCAAGGACATCGCCTCCGGCGAGCAGGTGCGGGAGCTGACCACCGCGCTGCACGGCCTGCGTGAGCACGTACTGCTCTCCGTCGACGAGGAGGGCGGTGACGTCAACCGCCTGGAGGACCACGGCGGTACGTCCGTCCCGGGCAACCACGCCCTCGGCCGCCTCGACGATCCCGGGCGCACCCGCGAGGCCGCCTACCAGCTCGGCCTCTCGCTGGTCGAGGCCGGTATCGACTGGGATCTGGCGCCCGCCGTCGACGCGGCCGTCAACCCCCTCTCCCCCAACGGCATCCGCACCTTCGGCGCCGACCGCGCGCTGGTCGCCAAGCACGCGGCGGCCTGGGTGGAGGGACTTCAGGCCGCCGGGGTGAGCGCCTGCGCCAAGCACTTCCCCGGCCACGGACTCAGCTCCACCGACGCGCACCTCGGCACGCCCACGGTGGACCTGTCCCGGCAGGAGCTGGTGGACCACTACCTCGACCCGTTCCGCGCGGCCATCGCCGCCGGCGTCGACAGCATCATGGTCTCGCACGTCCACCTCAGCCAACTGGACGACGTACCCGCCACCATCAGCCCCGCCGTGCTCACCGGGCTGCTCCGCGAGGAGCTGGGCTTCGACGGCGTCGTCATCACCGACGCACTGGAGATGCGCGGCATCGCGGACGTGGCGAGCCTGCCCGAGGCGGCCGTCCGGGCGATCGCGGCCGGCGCGGACGCGCTCTGCCTGGGCGCGTGGGCGTTCGGCGACGACGTGGACGCGGCGGCGGCCGCGCTGGTGGCCGCCGTGGAGGACGGCACCCTGCCCGAGGAGCGGCTGCGTGAGGCGAACGCCCGTCTCGCGAAGCTCGGCACCCGGCCGCGCGCCACCGGTGTCCCGCACGACGACACGGTCGGCGAACAGCAGGCACGCGACGTCCTGGAGGTGAGCGGCGACCCGGTACTCAAGGGGCGCCGCGCCCTGGTCGTACGCCTCGACCCGACGCATTCACCCGCGCAGGGCGGCGCCTCCTGGGGCGTGGAGGCGCCGCTGCGCGCGGCGGGCATCGACGTCGAGGCGCTCGCGGTGGCGGGCGACACCTACAACGCCGAGGGCATGATCAAGGCCGAAGTCGGCCTGTATCTGGACGAGTTCGGGCCGGACGCCGATGTGGTGCTGCTGGTGCGCAGCTCGCACCGGTTCCCCTGGCAGCGGCCGGTCCTGGACGAGCTGCTGGAGCGGTATCCCGGCTGCGTGGTGGTCGACATGGGGGTGCCCGGCGACGACTTCGGCGGCTTCCGGGGCTGGGTGCGCACCTTCGGCGCCTCCCGGGTCTGCGCGCGGGCCGCGGTGGACGCGCTGCTGGGCACACGGTGA
- a CDS encoding carbohydrate ABC transporter permease, producing MSTPTTSSPARRTPARRRRTVNNAIAMAVSAVMVFPVYWMVATALKERSDILSAVPKFVPWPISLENFTRALDKPGFWTFVRNSLTVTVSSVVLSLIISLFAAIAIARFRFAGRRAVLIILVLVQMVPAAAMVIPVYLMLRSVGGLDFLPGLVLTYMTFVLPFTIWTLRGFVDGVPVELEEAALVDGCGRFQMYVRVLLPLLMPGIVATSIFAFVNAWDDYIFAYVIMKSQDNYTLPVWLVSFKTSESVDYGAMIAASTIFSIPVLVFFLLVQRRLVGGMTSGAVKG from the coding sequence ATGAGCACCCCGACCACGTCATCGCCCGCACGGCGCACACCCGCGCGCCGCAGGCGCACCGTCAACAACGCCATCGCGATGGCGGTCTCCGCCGTGATGGTGTTCCCCGTCTACTGGATGGTGGCCACCGCGCTCAAGGAGCGGTCCGACATCCTCAGCGCCGTACCGAAGTTCGTCCCCTGGCCGATCAGCCTGGAGAACTTCACGCGGGCCCTGGACAAGCCCGGCTTCTGGACATTCGTCCGCAACTCGCTGACGGTCACGGTGTCCTCGGTCGTCCTCTCGCTGATCATCTCGCTGTTCGCGGCGATAGCGATCGCGCGGTTCCGGTTCGCCGGCCGCAGGGCGGTGCTGATCATCCTGGTGCTGGTGCAGATGGTCCCGGCGGCGGCCATGGTCATCCCGGTGTATCTGATGCTGCGGTCCGTCGGCGGGCTGGACTTCCTGCCCGGTCTCGTCCTCACGTACATGACCTTCGTACTGCCGTTCACGATCTGGACGCTGCGCGGGTTCGTGGACGGTGTCCCCGTGGAGCTGGAGGAGGCCGCGCTGGTCGACGGGTGCGGGCGGTTCCAGATGTACGTACGGGTGCTGCTGCCCCTGTTGATGCCCGGCATCGTGGCGACGTCGATCTTCGCCTTCGTCAACGCGTGGGACGACTACATCTTCGCCTACGTGATCATGAAATCGCAGGACAACTACACGCTGCCCGTCTGGCTCGTGTCGTTCAAGACGTCGGAGAGCGTCGACTACGGCGCGATGATCGCGGCGTCGACCATCTTCTCCATCCCCGTACTCGTCTTCTTCCTGCTGGTGCAGCGCCGTCTCGTGGGCGGCATGACCAGCGGCGCGGTCAAGGGCTGA
- a CDS encoding carbohydrate ABC transporter permease, which produces MALTEKHRPVRAPDRGRRTGPPDGRRRARRSRMLPWAMIAPALAALLLIQGYPLLRLLTLSTREFGPRSLFTGQSDFIGLDNFTRIFTDADFLAVLLRTVVFTLVCVTLLMVLGFLISHLLMGVSPWARVVLTVCLVLVWAMPMVAATLVWQWMFQPQYGVANWLLTRLRLFGDMSVYDWFSHPTQALGLIILLTVWKGLPFVALTLFAARGQISESLYEAARLDGAGTLQMFRHITIPIMRPVLAILTILEVIWSVNSFTPIWVLTQGGPDGATTTLGVYAYITAFSRNEYGSGASVAVVTVVILALFSVAYVRRLSRQGDVV; this is translated from the coding sequence ATGGCACTCACTGAGAAGCACCGTCCGGTGCGCGCACCGGACCGGGGCCGCCGCACCGGGCCCCCGGACGGGCGCCGCCGGGCGCGGCGGTCCCGGATGCTGCCCTGGGCGATGATCGCCCCGGCGCTGGCCGCGCTCCTGCTGATCCAGGGCTATCCCCTGCTTCGGCTGCTGACCCTGTCGACGCGGGAGTTCGGCCCCCGGTCGCTGTTCACCGGGCAGTCGGACTTCATCGGCCTGGACAACTTCACCCGGATCTTCACGGACGCCGACTTCCTGGCCGTCCTGCTGCGGACCGTGGTGTTCACGCTGGTGTGCGTGACGCTGCTGATGGTGCTGGGATTCCTGATCTCACACCTGCTGATGGGTGTCTCGCCGTGGGCCCGCGTCGTCCTCACCGTGTGCCTGGTGCTGGTGTGGGCGATGCCCATGGTGGCGGCGACCCTGGTCTGGCAGTGGATGTTCCAGCCGCAGTACGGCGTCGCCAACTGGCTGCTCACCCGGCTCCGGCTCTTCGGCGACATGTCGGTCTACGACTGGTTCTCCCATCCCACCCAGGCGCTCGGCCTGATCATCCTGCTGACGGTCTGGAAGGGGCTGCCGTTCGTGGCGCTGACCCTGTTCGCCGCGCGCGGCCAGATATCCGAGTCGCTGTACGAGGCGGCCCGTCTCGACGGTGCGGGCACGCTCCAGATGTTCCGCCACATCACCATCCCGATCATGCGGCCCGTCCTCGCGATCCTCACCATCCTCGAGGTGATCTGGTCGGTGAACTCGTTCACCCCGATCTGGGTGCTGACCCAGGGCGGTCCCGACGGGGCGACCACCACGCTCGGCGTGTACGCGTACATCACCGCGTTCAGCCGCAACGAGTACGGGAGCGGCGCGTCGGTCGCGGTGGTGACCGTGGTGATCCTCGCCCTGTTCTCCGTCGCCTACGTCCGCAGGCTGTCCCGGCAGGGAGATGTCGTATGA
- a CDS encoding extracellular solute-binding protein, with protein MNRSRIRYALTALPVLALTLTACGGGGVAKSDSDNKLTIWMMTGGPGDNPLIKEATAQFEKDHPDMEVDIEIQQWDGVATKITTALASGNPPDIVEMGNTQTPLQTYSGGLADLTGSKKSFEGSEGWLTGLSGPSEFDGKLYAVPLYGGTKVVMYNKKMFADAGITSPPKTLAELQEHCGTLADANSGTANFSGFYLPGQYWFNGMPFLFAKGGKIASQKDGKWQAEMSSPANQAGLKAWKSFQNTCSTPSSVGVNTDSPDQDQLFADGKAAMAYVKAWEPAAVIEKNPEMKDNIGFFAMPGYTADSTMPVIVSGSTIGIAAGSPDRDAAEDWLRVVTGEKFQQRMATELNLLPISPSFTPAGVPEQLTVASQASKVSRPLPNSPGEATLETERYNEQFFSKIARGADIASSSAAYDKHATDAFNSLSD; from the coding sequence CACGGCGCTTCCGGTTCTCGCGCTCACGCTGACGGCGTGCGGCGGTGGCGGGGTGGCGAAGTCCGACTCCGACAACAAGCTGACGATCTGGATGATGACCGGCGGGCCGGGTGACAACCCGCTGATCAAGGAGGCGACCGCCCAGTTCGAGAAGGACCATCCGGACATGGAGGTCGACATCGAGATCCAGCAGTGGGACGGTGTGGCCACCAAGATCACCACGGCGCTGGCCAGCGGCAATCCGCCGGACATCGTGGAGATGGGCAACACGCAGACCCCGTTGCAGACCTACTCCGGCGGTCTCGCCGACCTCACGGGGAGCAAGAAGTCCTTCGAGGGCTCCGAGGGCTGGCTCACGGGCCTCTCCGGTCCGTCCGAGTTCGACGGCAAGCTCTACGCCGTCCCGCTCTACGGCGGCACCAAGGTCGTCATGTACAACAAGAAGATGTTCGCGGACGCGGGCATCACCTCACCCCCGAAGACCCTCGCCGAGCTCCAGGAGCACTGCGGCACGCTCGCCGACGCCAACTCCGGCACGGCCAACTTCTCCGGCTTCTACCTGCCGGGACAGTACTGGTTCAACGGCATGCCCTTCCTCTTCGCCAAGGGCGGCAAGATCGCCTCGCAGAAGGACGGCAAGTGGCAGGCGGAGATGTCCTCCCCCGCCAACCAGGCCGGTCTCAAGGCCTGGAAGTCCTTCCAGAACACCTGCTCCACCCCGTCGTCCGTCGGCGTCAACACCGACAGCCCCGACCAGGACCAGCTGTTCGCCGACGGCAAGGCCGCCATGGCGTACGTGAAGGCGTGGGAGCCGGCCGCCGTCATCGAGAAGAACCCGGAGATGAAGGACAACATCGGCTTCTTCGCGATGCCCGGTTACACCGCCGACAGCACGATGCCCGTGATCGTCTCCGGCTCGACCATCGGCATAGCCGCGGGCAGCCCCGACCGGGACGCGGCCGAGGACTGGCTGCGGGTCGTCACCGGCGAGAAGTTCCAGCAGCGGATGGCGACGGAGCTGAATCTGCTGCCGATCTCACCGTCCTTCACCCCGGCCGGCGTGCCCGAGCAGCTGACCGTCGCCTCGCAGGCCAGCAAGGTGAGCCGGCCGCTGCCCAACAGCCCCGGCGAGGCGACTCTGGAGACCGAGCGCTACAACGAACAGTTCTTCTCCAAGATCGCGAGGGGTGCGGACATCGCCTCGTCGTCGGCCGCGTACGACAAGCACGCGACGGACGCCTTCAACTCGCTGAGCGACTGA